A genomic stretch from Pseudodesulfovibrio senegalensis includes:
- a CDS encoding TlpA family protein disulfide reductase, giving the protein MKKFRLYTTAAVILAAMIFLFAACSSAKTEAGYPSLDSAGFDALLEQSRGKPLVLCFWTTWCPACREEIPELGLSAADYGDKVVFAAVSMDEKREAVEKFFAKEKPGVPVYMGDQTLASRFKVSAIPHLVVFNGQGEVTFSRAGLFPRSMLAMLLNKILEK; this is encoded by the coding sequence ATGAAGAAGTTCCGTCTGTATACAACGGCCGCCGTGATTCTGGCGGCCATGATTTTCCTGTTCGCAGCCTGCTCGTCCGCAAAGACCGAGGCGGGCTATCCGTCCCTGGATTCCGCCGGGTTTGATGCCCTGCTTGAACAGAGCAGGGGCAAGCCCCTCGTGCTCTGTTTCTGGACCACGTGGTGCCCGGCCTGCCGCGAAGAAATTCCCGAGTTGGGCCTTTCCGCTGCCGACTACGGGGACAAGGTCGTGTTTGCGGCCGTTTCCATGGACGAAAAGCGCGAGGCCGTGGAAAAATTCTTTGCCAAAGAAAAGCCCGGCGTGCCCGTGTATATGGGCGACCAGACCTTGGCTTCCCGTTTCAAGGTCTCGGCCATTCCGCACCTGGTGGTCTTCAACGGTCAGGGCGAGGTCACCTTCAGCCGGGCCGGACTGTTTCCCCGGAGCATGCTGGCCATGCTCCTGAACAAGATTCTGGAGAAATAG
- a CDS encoding homocysteine S-methyltransferase family protein, protein MPDFRSILKDDNIYFYDGGYGTLLMERGLPAGLSPELWGMEQPDVIASAYRDYVEAGADVITTNTFGGSGPKLGLNVDVFELNRRMVALARKVADGRAFVAASIGPTGKFVEPLGDLSFRELVNIFKEQIKGCVAGGADLIMGETHFDLAEAKAVVVAAREVCDLPVAVSMTFEGEACLTGTSPLTFVDTMQNMGVELIGTNCSAGPEQMRDTLASWSSRLNTPTFAEANAGLPELDDEGNTVFRLAPEPFAEQAVRLLDVGAKFVGGCCGTTPEHIRLLRGMAQGRKWKRPEPEDTAQTVLTSRSLSVPVGFDHRGVIIGERINPTGKKQLTAELQEGQFAEALRFAEEQLEQGAPVLDVNVGAPLVDEAALLPELVKTLVSRFPCPLSIDSNDSDAVEAGLWNYPGSPLVNSISGEPGKMERLGPVCKKFGAPFILLPIQGKKLPVTSAERIAVIEELLGQALALGIPRRLVVVDCLALTVSSKPEAAKHFLETVRHCKEQLGLATTVGLSNVSFGLPARELLNSTFMAMAMTSGLTSFISNPNSQRLQETLHSVEVLLNRDPQAERYINRYADWTPGSASGAATGSGPASGSDKAPATDDGAQGASLLSAVVSGNREGVVALVEAELEKGVEAMNIVNDMLIPGILEVGEKYDRKEYFLPQLLRSAETMQTAFGRLQPLLDASEGGKDKPVVVMATVEGDIHDIGKNIVCLMLKNYGFDVVDLGKDVSAERIVDAAEEHGASIIGLSALMTTTMVRMEDTVNMVRERGMDTKVMIGGAVVTDKFCTSIGADGWSTDAMEAVKLAQRLVQ, encoded by the coding sequence ACTACGTGGAGGCGGGTGCCGACGTGATCACCACCAACACATTCGGCGGTTCCGGGCCCAAGCTCGGGCTGAACGTGGATGTTTTCGAGCTGAACCGGCGCATGGTGGCGCTGGCGCGAAAGGTGGCGGACGGCCGCGCGTTTGTGGCCGCGTCCATCGGTCCCACCGGCAAGTTCGTGGAGCCGCTGGGCGATTTGAGCTTCCGGGAGCTGGTGAATATTTTCAAGGAGCAGATCAAGGGCTGCGTTGCGGGCGGGGCCGACCTGATCATGGGCGAGACCCATTTCGACCTGGCCGAGGCCAAGGCCGTGGTGGTGGCCGCCCGCGAGGTCTGCGACCTGCCGGTGGCCGTGTCCATGACCTTCGAGGGCGAGGCCTGCCTGACCGGCACAAGCCCGCTGACCTTTGTGGATACCATGCAGAACATGGGCGTGGAGCTCATCGGCACCAACTGTTCGGCCGGTCCCGAACAGATGCGCGACACCCTTGCGTCATGGTCCTCGCGCCTGAACACGCCCACCTTTGCCGAGGCCAACGCGGGCCTGCCCGAACTGGACGACGAGGGCAACACCGTGTTCCGGCTCGCGCCCGAACCGTTTGCCGAACAGGCCGTGCGCCTGCTGGACGTGGGCGCCAAGTTCGTGGGCGGCTGCTGCGGCACCACGCCCGAGCATATCCGCCTTTTGCGCGGCATGGCCCAAGGCCGCAAATGGAAACGCCCCGAACCCGAAGACACGGCCCAGACCGTGTTGACTTCCCGCTCCCTGAGCGTGCCCGTGGGATTCGACCATCGCGGCGTGATCATCGGCGAGCGCATCAACCCCACGGGCAAGAAGCAGCTCACTGCCGAGTTGCAGGAAGGCCAATTCGCCGAGGCCCTGCGTTTTGCCGAGGAGCAGCTGGAGCAGGGCGCTCCGGTGCTGGACGTGAACGTGGGCGCCCCGCTGGTGGACGAGGCCGCACTGCTGCCCGAACTGGTCAAGACCCTTGTGTCGCGCTTCCCCTGCCCCCTGTCCATCGACTCCAACGATTCCGACGCGGTGGAGGCCGGGCTGTGGAACTATCCGGGGTCGCCGCTGGTCAACTCCATTTCCGGCGAGCCGGGCAAGATGGAACGGCTCGGCCCGGTGTGCAAGAAGTTCGGTGCGCCGTTCATCCTGCTGCCCATTCAGGGCAAGAAACTGCCGGTCACGTCCGCCGAGCGCATCGCCGTGATCGAGGAGCTGCTGGGTCAGGCCCTTGCGCTGGGCATCCCGCGTCGTCTTGTGGTGGTGGACTGTCTGGCCCTGACCGTTTCCTCCAAGCCCGAGGCCGCGAAACATTTTCTCGAAACCGTGCGCCACTGCAAGGAACAGCTCGGGCTGGCCACCACCGTGGGCCTGTCCAACGTCTCCTTCGGGCTGCCCGCGCGTGAACTGCTCAACTCCACGTTCATGGCCATGGCCATGACGTCGGGCCTGACCTCGTTCATTTCCAACCCCAATTCCCAGCGCTTGCAGGAGACCCTGCACAGCGTGGAGGTGTTGCTGAACCGCGACCCGCAGGCCGAGCGCTATATCAACCGCTATGCGGACTGGACTCCGGGCAGCGCGTCCGGCGCGGCCACCGGCTCCGGCCCGGCGTCGGGCTCGGACAAGGCCCCGGCCACGGATGACGGTGCACAGGGCGCGTCATTGCTTTCCGCCGTTGTTTCGGGCAACCGCGAAGGCGTGGTCGCACTGGTGGAGGCCGAGCTGGAAAAGGGCGTGGAGGCCATGAACATCGTCAACGACATGCTCATTCCCGGCATCCTCGAAGTGGGTGAAAAGTATGACCGCAAGGAATACTTCCTGCCCCAGCTTTTGCGCTCCGCCGAGACCATGCAGACCGCATTCGGCCGGTTGCAGCCGTTGCTGGACGCCTCCGAAGGGGGCAAGGACAAGCCCGTGGTGGTCATGGCCACGGTGGAGGGCGACATCCACGACATCGGCAAGAACATCGTCTGCCTCATGCTCAAGAACTACGGCTTTGACGTGGTGGATCTGGGCAAGGACGTGTCCGCCGAGCGCATCGTGGACGCGGCCGAGGAACACGGCGCGAGCATCATCGGGCTTTCCGCGCTCATGACCACCACCATGGTGCGCATGGAAGACACGGTCAACATGGTCCGGGAACGGGGCATGGACACCAAGGTCATGATCGGCGGGGCCGTTGTCACGGACAAGTTCTGTACCTCCATCGGCGCGGACGGCTGGTCCACGGACGCCATGGAGGCCGTGAAGCTGGCCCAGCGTCTGGTTCAGTGA
- a CDS encoding MerR family transcriptional regulator: protein MSETLTHKDLAALCGVSETTIKSYRRKFPTFIPVHTDGKPIRFKPEAGDICLCIRDCFTKGMSINETYKVLKGRFREISRKDLKKTGVRASGNEAGGESGLNGVSREYLDKFFETAGQMMHGMAQLATAQARADKRLEKVEKALGSFADAEARNEQMFTELLDHLRTTPPEGEAKVRARKIINVRGSGGTKSYTFEGQPGADAEDKNRQESVKPETEAWQPVEPEQAEQPEKEESAASAKGLPQPSETFMTTPIVIRNEQNEFLGLPGRVPLEGFVDAVMQEGKSTGLSLTSWERRDRSWVLTMQNASNDRHELFFGGTKTPRGNLVVLFWRLDVNGEETTPAFLQEFFRQIKDRIDG, encoded by the coding sequence ATGTCTGAGACCCTGACCCACAAGGATCTTGCCGCGCTTTGCGGCGTGTCCGAGACCACCATCAAGAGCTACCGTCGCAAATTTCCCACGTTCATTCCCGTGCACACGGACGGCAAGCCCATCCGCTTCAAACCCGAGGCCGGGGATATCTGCCTGTGCATCCGCGACTGTTTCACCAAGGGTATGAGCATCAACGAGACCTACAAGGTGCTCAAGGGGCGTTTTCGGGAGATCAGCCGCAAGGATTTGAAAAAGACCGGCGTCCGTGCCTCCGGCAACGAAGCGGGCGGCGAGTCCGGCCTGAACGGGGTGTCCAGGGAGTATCTGGACAAGTTCTTCGAGACGGCAGGACAGATGATGCATGGCATGGCCCAGCTGGCCACGGCACAGGCCCGGGCCGACAAACGGCTGGAAAAGGTTGAAAAGGCTCTGGGCAGTTTTGCCGATGCCGAAGCCCGCAACGAACAGATGTTCACCGAACTGCTGGATCATCTGCGCACCACCCCGCCCGAGGGAGAAGCCAAGGTGCGGGCGCGCAAGATCATCAACGTGCGCGGTTCCGGCGGCACCAAGTCCTATACGTTTGAAGGACAGCCCGGCGCGGATGCCGAGGATAAAAACAGGCAGGAATCCGTGAAGCCGGAAACCGAGGCATGGCAGCCGGTAGAACCCGAGCAGGCCGAACAGCCTGAAAAGGAAGAATCCGCGGCCTCGGCCAAAGGCCTGCCGCAGCCTTCGGAAACGTTCATGACCACCCCCATCGTCATCCGCAACGAGCAGAACGAGTTTCTGGGCCTGCCCGGTCGCGTTCCGCTGGAAGGATTCGTGGATGCCGTCATGCAGGAGGGCAAGAGCACCGGCCTGAGCCTGACCAGCTGGGAACGTCGCGACCGTTCATGGGTGCTGACCATGCAGAACGCCAGCAATGACAGGCACGAGTTGTTCTTTGGCGGCACCAAGACCCCGCGCGGCAATCTGGTGGTGTTGTTCTGGCGGTTGGATGTCAACGGCGAGGAGACAACGCCTGCGTTTCTTCAGGAGTTTTTTCGGCAGATCAAGGACAGGATTGACGGGTAG
- a CDS encoding N-acetyltransferase, with protein sequence MPTPLIRKARIEDVRAIHSLLMRRDHEALVLPRSISQLYSHLRDFFVAEQDGEVVACVALSITWEDLAEIRSLVVAPELRKAGLGRTIVETALSEAVTLGIPTVFTLTEVPGFFAKVGFEQTEKERLNQKIWSDCLNCPRFPDHCNEVAMTFRF encoded by the coding sequence GTGCCGACCCCCCTCATTCGCAAGGCCCGGATCGAAGATGTGCGGGCCATCCATTCGCTGCTCATGCGCAGGGATCATGAGGCGTTGGTCCTGCCCCGTTCCATCAGCCAGCTGTATTCGCACCTGCGCGACTTTTTCGTTGCCGAACAGGACGGCGAGGTCGTGGCCTGCGTGGCCCTTTCCATCACATGGGAAGACCTGGCCGAAATCCGTTCGCTGGTGGTGGCCCCGGAGCTGCGCAAGGCCGGGCTGGGCCGGACCATTGTGGAAACGGCCCTGAGCGAGGCCGTGACTCTGGGCATCCCGACTGTTTTTACCCTGACCGAAGTCCCGGGCTTTTTTGCCAAGGTGGGCTTTGAGCAGACCGAAAAGGAACGTCTGAACCAGAAGATTTGGTCAGACTGTCTCAACTGTCCCCGGTTTCCTGACCACTGTAATGAAGTGGCCATGACCTTTCGTTTTTAA
- a CDS encoding DUF3426 domain-containing protein has translation MIVTCSNCQTKYNLPEDKIAPGGSKVKCSRCGHMFKVNPPSAQVEEEVEALLEQEAPVEKPESDSEFDAAFDQAKAEQETEAASPELDTEEPFAGGEEESSGVDAPPEDDFSDLFDDQDGEAAEPASEPDETLFEGGEEELFGDEPPKDSRSEDSADGLDEVDDLFGDDEPEAQEPAGDDADMGGLFDEEAEAESEAGDEDLFADDDEDGDEEEDESLFEQSLDLDEKPKRSLTGIIILLAFVLLIGGGVYFKAWTLVGIDLGSYFQNVPYVGSWFADEAGQDVEPGESPEQRVNKIELKNVRQFYAKNEKAGVLFVIQGTAVNNFATPKERIEVQAQLFDAQSKVVASQQMLCGNVLSMFQLQVQSRKEIEDGLKSEVGILSNNTFLRPGASTPFMFVFFEQPVNDIKEFGVKVVDAKTPK, from the coding sequence ATGATTGTTACGTGTTCAAATTGCCAGACCAAATACAATCTGCCCGAAGACAAGATTGCCCCGGGCGGTTCCAAGGTGAAGTGCTCGCGTTGCGGGCACATGTTCAAGGTGAATCCTCCCTCGGCGCAGGTCGAGGAGGAAGTGGAGGCCCTGCTGGAGCAGGAAGCCCCCGTGGAAAAGCCGGAATCCGATTCCGAGTTCGACGCGGCCTTTGACCAGGCCAAGGCCGAACAGGAAACCGAGGCGGCTTCCCCGGAGCTGGATACCGAAGAACCGTTTGCCGGTGGCGAGGAAGAGTCCTCGGGCGTGGACGCGCCGCCCGAAGATGATTTCAGCGACCTGTTCGACGATCAGGACGGCGAAGCTGCCGAGCCTGCCTCCGAACCCGACGAAACCCTGTTCGAGGGTGGCGAGGAAGAACTCTTCGGCGACGAACCGCCCAAGGATAGCCGCAGCGAGGACTCCGCGGACGGGCTGGACGAGGTGGACGACCTTTTCGGCGACGATGAACCCGAAGCCCAAGAGCCTGCCGGCGACGACGCCGACATGGGCGGCCTGTTCGACGAAGAGGCCGAGGCCGAATCCGAAGCCGGGGATGAGGATCTTTTTGCCGACGACGATGAGGACGGGGACGAGGAAGAGGACGAATCCCTCTTTGAACAGAGCCTCGATCTGGACGAAAAGCCCAAGCGCAGCCTGACCGGCATCATCATTCTGCTGGCGTTCGTGCTGCTCATCGGCGGGGGCGTGTATTTCAAGGCCTGGACCCTCGTGGGTATCGACCTTGGCTCCTATTTCCAGAACGTGCCCTATGTGGGCAGCTGGTTTGCGGACGAGGCCGGACAGGACGTGGAACCGGGCGAGTCCCCGGAGCAGCGCGTGAACAAGATCGAGCTCAAGAACGTGCGCCAGTTCTACGCCAAGAACGAAAAGGCGGGCGTGCTGTTCGTGATTCAGGGAACCGCGGTCAACAACTTTGCCACGCCCAAGGAACGCATCGAGGTGCAGGCCCAGCTGTTCGATGCCCAGTCCAAGGTGGTGGCCTCGCAGCAGATGCTCTGCGGCAACGTGCTGTCCATGTTCCAGTTGCAGGTGCAGAGCCGCAAGGAGATCGAGGACGGCCTCAAGTCCGAGGTGGGCATCCTTTCCAACAACACCTTCCTGCGGCCCGGCGCTTCCACGCCGTTCATGTTCGTGTTTTTCGAGCAGCCCGTGAACGACATCAAGGAGTTCGGGGTCAAGGTGGTGGACGCCAAGACGCCCAAATAG
- the hpt gene encoding hypoxanthine phosphoribosyltransferase yields MAHKLTPFISAEEIRNRVNEMGGEIARAYDDDAPLICVCVLKGAFLFFSDLIRSIDREVQVDFVRLASYGAATARGEDIVFSKDMEVSVDGKHVLIIEDIVDTGHSMDFLLHVLKKRNPKSLKICALIDKHERREIDVTVDFPGFDIPSGFIVGYGLDYAERYRELDAIYELATDSGE; encoded by the coding sequence ATGGCCCACAAACTGACACCGTTCATCTCGGCAGAGGAAATCCGCAATCGCGTCAATGAAATGGGGGGCGAAATCGCCCGCGCCTATGACGATGACGCTCCGCTCATCTGTGTTTGCGTGCTCAAGGGCGCTTTTTTGTTCTTTTCGGACCTGATCCGGTCCATAGACAGGGAAGTGCAGGTGGATTTCGTGCGGCTTGCCAGCTATGGTGCAGCCACGGCCCGAGGGGAAGACATTGTTTTTTCCAAGGACATGGAAGTGTCGGTGGACGGAAAACACGTGCTCATCATTGAAGACATCGTGGATACCGGCCATTCCATGGATTTCCTTTTGCACGTGTTGAAAAAGAGAAATCCCAAGAGTTTGAAAATTTGCGCGCTTATTGATAAACATGAGCGTCGGGAAATCGACGTCACCGTGGATTTTCCGGGCTTTGACATTCCCTCGGGTTTCATCGTTGGCTATGGCCTCGATTACGCCGAACGTTACCGGGAACTGGACGCCATCTACGAGCTGGCCACGGATTCCGGGGAATAA
- a CDS encoding glycosyltransferase, whose product MTLHVHHHTALQLRGGAVRVAMLLQRGLANAGVDCSASFEFAETGDLKTATPPERLGPLVRETAPKDALVHVHGSGDWVRLLSSLDRAPVMTLHDCDLFTGGCAYPLNCAHFSEECKEPCPRDYPECAGYREAKKLLVDKLQPVLVSPSGWLAGLAREALPGHTVRVIPNGIPWPETPPDKAAARKAMGIHPAARVVVFVAHGGEKAAYKAGNRWCELWDDLCKRAPNMVGFAVGGDTAFTHNGLHFWPYVDRTRMARLLAAADVLLYPSLADNHPLVVLEAQAQGLPTVAFAAGGIPEQIRDGDTGLLVREQDFGALAETAATLLTRPRQAREMGVAAFYHGQKRFTMERMVNDYLRLYRAADQQDKNEEDARDA is encoded by the coding sequence GTGACGCTGCACGTGCATCACCATACGGCCCTGCAACTGCGCGGAGGAGCCGTACGCGTGGCCATGCTGCTGCAACGCGGGCTGGCGAACGCGGGCGTGGACTGTTCGGCCTCCTTTGAATTCGCGGAAACCGGGGACCTGAAAACCGCCACGCCGCCGGAGAGGCTCGGCCCGCTGGTGCGCGAAACCGCGCCCAAGGACGCGCTGGTGCACGTGCACGGCAGCGGCGACTGGGTGCGGCTGCTCAGCTCCCTTGATCGTGCGCCGGTCATGACCCTGCACGACTGCGACCTGTTCACGGGCGGGTGCGCCTATCCCCTGAACTGCGCCCATTTTTCCGAAGAATGCAAGGAGCCCTGCCCCAGGGATTACCCCGAATGCGCGGGCTACCGCGAGGCCAAGAAACTGTTGGTGGACAAGCTGCAACCCGTGCTGGTCTCGCCCTCGGGCTGGCTGGCCGGGCTGGCGCGCGAGGCCCTGCCCGGGCATACCGTGCGGGTGATCCCCAACGGCATCCCGTGGCCGGAAACCCCGCCGGACAAGGCTGCGGCGCGCAAGGCCATGGGCATCCATCCGGCCGCCCGCGTGGTCGTGTTTGTGGCCCACGGCGGGGAAAAGGCCGCCTACAAGGCAGGCAACCGCTGGTGCGAGCTTTGGGACGACCTGTGCAAACGCGCACCCAACATGGTGGGCTTTGCCGTGGGCGGCGACACCGCATTCACGCACAACGGCCTGCACTTCTGGCCCTATGTGGACAGGACACGCATGGCCCGGTTGCTGGCCGCGGCGGACGTTTTGCTCTATCCCTCGCTGGCAGACAACCATCCGTTGGTGGTGCTGGAGGCACAGGCGCAGGGGTTGCCCACGGTGGCCTTTGCCGCGGGCGGCATTCCCGAACAGATACGGGACGGGGACACCGGCCTGCTGGTGCGCGAACAGGATTTTGGTGCGCTGGCCGAAACCGCCGCCACCCTGCTGACCCGGCCCCGTCAGGCGCGCGAAATGGGCGTTGCCGCATTTTACCACGGGCAAAAACGCTTCACCATGGAACGCATGGTCAACGACTATCTGCGCCTGTACCGCGCGGCGGACCAACAGGACAAAAATGAAGAGGACGCAAGGGATGCATGA
- a CDS encoding GGDEF domain-containing response regulator codes for MRDAKRNLSVQVVMADDFERERIAALLARVAGTVREARDGREGLRLWREHRPDMVLTDMVLPVLDGPDMIAAIREDDEDVPVLVAYDLYNPKVLLKAVEMNIDAFLRMPVRDKRLLEAVRRCARTVFMRKKLEKSDTMLWNLLDVFPGMALLEHDGRTVYANRKLAAYLGFDSHRHMHAAGASLGGNIVEINGEPYQGGDSGWVRTVVDDQLDRDQVLRIKGRGNPSGVPGVFTVTHSPFPNSRLRLFSFQDISELEDERAMLQDEASTDPLTQALNRRSFLRLLDAELAAGHAPGLVMFDIDHFKSINDEYGHDVGDAVLREISALVRDNIRETDRLARWGGEEFMVLSPGSSMQRTAQVAERLRRAVESFSFTGVPRPVTSSFGAAVAAGSEDREAFVKRVDMALYQAKEGGRNRVVQG; via the coding sequence ATGAGGGACGCAAAACGGAATCTGTCCGTACAGGTGGTCATGGCCGATGATTTCGAGCGGGAGCGCATTGCCGCGTTGCTGGCCCGCGTGGCCGGGACCGTTCGCGAGGCGCGCGACGGGCGCGAAGGGCTGCGCCTTTGGCGCGAACACCGGCCGGACATGGTGCTGACGGACATGGTCCTGCCCGTGCTGGACGGGCCGGACATGATCGCGGCCATCCGTGAAGACGACGAGGACGTTCCCGTGCTCGTGGCCTATGATCTTTACAATCCCAAGGTGCTGCTCAAGGCCGTGGAAATGAACATCGACGCGTTTTTGCGCATGCCCGTGCGTGACAAGCGGTTGCTGGAGGCCGTGCGGCGGTGCGCGCGCACCGTGTTCATGCGCAAAAAGCTGGAAAAAAGCGACACCATGCTCTGGAACCTGCTGGATGTTTTTCCGGGCATGGCCCTGCTGGAGCACGACGGACGGACCGTTTACGCCAACCGCAAGCTGGCCGCGTATCTGGGGTTTGATTCCCATCGGCATATGCACGCCGCCGGAGCATCGCTGGGCGGCAACATCGTGGAGATCAACGGTGAACCGTATCAGGGTGGCGACAGCGGCTGGGTGCGCACGGTGGTGGACGACCAGCTGGACCGGGATCAGGTGTTGCGCATCAAGGGCCGGGGCAACCCCTCGGGCGTGCCGGGCGTGTTCACCGTGACCCACTCTCCGTTTCCCAACAGCCGCCTGCGGCTTTTTTCCTTTCAGGATATCAGCGAACTGGAGGATGAGCGCGCCATGCTGCAGGACGAGGCATCCACCGACCCGTTGACCCAGGCCCTGAACCGTCGCAGCTTTTTGCGTCTGCTGGATGCCGAACTGGCTGCGGGCCATGCTCCCGGGCTGGTCATGTTCGACATCGACCATTTCAAATCCATCAACGACGAGTATGGTCATGACGTGGGCGATGCCGTGCTGCGCGAGATTTCCGCGCTGGTGCGCGACAACATCCGCGAAACCGACCGGCTTGCGCGCTGGGGCGGCGAGGAGTTCATGGTGCTTTCCCCGGGATCGTCCATGCAGCGCACCGCGCAGGTGGCCGAGCGGTTGCGCCGGGCCGTGGAATCCTTTTCATTCACCGGCGTGCCCCGGCCCGTGACCTCCAGCTTCGGGGCGGCTGTTGCCGCAGGAAGCGAAGACCGCGAGGCGTTCGTCAAGCGTGTGGACATGGCCCTGTATCAAGCCAAGGAAGGCGGCCGAAATCGCGTGGTGCAAGGCTAA
- a CDS encoding glycosyltransferase: MKRTQGMHENLTVPFAGKKVFWFGERYFVDALQNMGADVTYARPDGRPLDWQGVVRTAGFEPDLLVYGDRSLPVPLLGLEDYPCPTMFLCVDTHIHSWYPFYAQAFDLCTVSLRDHMETFCNKRLPDERLLWLPPFARDEDLPKPMDKEWDLLFVGNVGEDIFPVRTRMLHEIGKRMPGLVVRQGTYRDLYPKGRVILNIAERGDLNYRVFEVLGCGGCLLTPAIGHGQEELFENGRDLFTYPVNDVDALVETAQKLLAEPELCQRVAASGQAKVDAMHRASHRAAEFARWAESFDLNTLAAQRRRQAPVIHDMFLRLLYLHLAETCGNDVLAMAYMKAAKRG, from the coding sequence ATGAAGAGGACGCAAGGGATGCATGAAAACCTGACCGTGCCCTTTGCCGGGAAAAAGGTCTTCTGGTTCGGAGAGCGCTATTTCGTGGACGCGCTGCAAAACATGGGCGCGGACGTTACCTATGCCCGGCCCGACGGCCGCCCGCTGGACTGGCAGGGCGTGGTGCGCACCGCCGGGTTCGAGCCGGATCTGCTTGTGTACGGCGACCGCAGCCTGCCCGTGCCGCTTCTGGGGCTGGAAGACTATCCATGCCCCACCATGTTTCTGTGCGTGGATACGCACATCCACAGCTGGTATCCCTTTTATGCGCAGGCGTTCGACCTGTGCACCGTGAGCCTGCGCGACCACATGGAAACCTTTTGCAACAAGCGCCTGCCCGACGAACGCCTGCTGTGGCTGCCGCCCTTTGCCAGGGACGAAGACCTGCCCAAGCCCATGGACAAGGAATGGGACCTGCTGTTCGTGGGCAACGTGGGCGAGGACATCTTTCCGGTGCGCACGCGCATGCTGCACGAGATCGGGAAACGCATGCCCGGGCTTGTGGTCAGGCAGGGGACCTACCGCGACCTGTATCCCAAGGGCCGCGTGATCCTGAATATTGCCGAACGCGGGGACCTGAACTACCGGGTCTTCGAGGTGCTGGGCTGCGGCGGGTGTCTGCTGACCCCGGCCATCGGCCACGGACAGGAAGAACTCTTCGAAAACGGACGCGACCTGTTCACCTATCCGGTGAACGACGTTGACGCGCTGGTGGAAACAGCACAAAAGCTGCTGGCCGAGCCTGAACTCTGCCAACGGGTTGCGGCCAGCGGTCAGGCCAAAGTGGACGCCATGCACCGGGCCAGTCACCGCGCCGCCGAGTTCGCGCGCTGGGCCGAGAGCTTCGACCTGAACACGCTGGCAGCGCAGCGCAGGCGGCAGGCTCCGGTCATCCACGACATGTTTTTGCGGCTTTTGTACCTGCATCTGGCCGAGACCTGCGGGAATGATGTGCTGGCCATGGCCTACATGAAGGCGGCGAAAAGAGGATAA